A single region of the Stenotrophomonas sp. Marseille-Q4652 genome encodes:
- a CDS encoding 5-(carboxyamino)imidazole ribonucleotide synthase, whose translation MTTVGILGGGQLARMMVLAGAPLGLRFVVFDPAADACAGQVAPLQVGAFDDQQALAEFADRVDVITFDFENVPAGSAQWLAQRRPVFPNPDALAVAQDRLSEKTLFQELGIPLPPFADIRSREELAARVAEFGTPCILKTRRLGYDGKGQFRIRGAADVDPAWAELGGQVERTGLILEGFVAFERELSVVAVRARDGEFRAFPLTRNWHVDGVLSASLAPAQVTPAQHEAAIGHARRLAERLDYVGVFALELFCRDGELLANEMAPRVHNSGHWTSEGAETSQFQNHLRAVLGLPLGDTRMIGHACMLNWLGAMPEASAVLSQAGGHWHDYGKQPRDGRKVGHATLREDSPQALAQALEQVGQALGRQSQVGPVVALLRDGSAG comes from the coding sequence ATGACCACGGTCGGCATCCTCGGTGGCGGGCAGCTGGCCCGCATGATGGTGCTGGCGGGCGCACCGCTGGGCCTGCGTTTCGTGGTGTTCGATCCGGCCGCCGACGCCTGTGCAGGCCAGGTCGCGCCGCTGCAGGTCGGTGCCTTCGATGACCAGCAGGCACTGGCGGAGTTCGCCGACAGGGTCGATGTCATCACCTTCGATTTCGAGAACGTGCCGGCCGGCAGTGCCCAGTGGCTGGCGCAGCGGCGTCCGGTATTTCCCAATCCGGACGCGCTGGCGGTGGCGCAGGACCGGCTCAGCGAGAAGACCCTGTTCCAGGAGCTGGGCATCCCGCTGCCGCCGTTTGCCGACATCCGCAGTCGCGAGGAACTGGCGGCGCGTGTGGCCGAGTTCGGCACGCCGTGCATCCTCAAGACCCGCCGCCTGGGCTACGACGGCAAGGGCCAGTTCCGTATCCGCGGGGCCGCGGACGTGGATCCCGCGTGGGCCGAGCTGGGTGGGCAGGTAGAACGCACCGGCCTGATCCTGGAAGGCTTCGTCGCCTTCGAGCGCGAACTCAGCGTGGTCGCCGTGCGTGCTCGCGATGGTGAGTTCCGCGCCTTTCCGCTGACCCGGAACTGGCATGTCGACGGCGTGCTGTCGGCGAGCCTGGCGCCGGCGCAGGTGACCCCGGCCCAGCACGAGGCGGCCATCGGCCATGCCCGTCGCCTGGCCGAGCGCCTGGACTACGTCGGCGTGTTCGCGCTGGAACTGTTCTGCCGCGATGGCGAGCTGCTGGCCAACGAAATGGCTCCGCGCGTACACAATTCCGGCCACTGGACCAGCGAGGGCGCCGAGACCTCGCAGTTCCAGAACCACCTGCGCGCGGTGCTGGGCCTGCCGCTGGGCGACACCCGCATGATCGGGCATGCCTGCATGCTCAATTGGCTGGGGGCGATGCCCGAGGCGAGTGCCGTGCTGTCGCAGGCCGGCGGTCACTGGCACGACTACGGCAAGCAGCCGCGTGATGGCCGCAAGGTCGGCCACGCCACGCTGCGCGAGGATTCACCGCAGGCACTGGCCCAGGCGCTGGAGCAGGTCGGACAGGCGCTGGGTCGCCAGTCGCAGGTGGGGCCGGTCGTCGCGCTGCTGCGCGACGGATCTGCCGGCTGA
- a CDS encoding SDR family NAD(P)-dependent oxidoreductase: protein MLQPHAGALAGRVVLVAGAGGGLGSAAATACSAAGATVVLLGRKPARLNRVYDAVAQAGIEPLLYPMDLEGATPDDYQELAQRLESELGRLDGLLHCAADFAGLTPFELGDPAAFARAIHVNLTARAWLTQSCLPLLRRQDDAAVVFALDDPQRTAQAYWGGYGAAQHGLRGLLSSLAHELENSPVRVSGLQPGPMRTALRARAFSLDEDGAADSPAVYADACVELLSPAGAPYRGQVRVLQA from the coding sequence ATGCTCCAGCCGCATGCCGGCGCGTTGGCCGGCCGGGTGGTGCTGGTCGCCGGCGCCGGAGGTGGTCTGGGCAGCGCCGCCGCGACCGCCTGTTCGGCGGCCGGGGCTACCGTGGTTCTGCTGGGTCGCAAGCCTGCGCGCCTCAATCGCGTCTATGACGCGGTGGCCCAGGCCGGGATCGAGCCCTTGCTCTATCCGATGGACCTGGAGGGCGCCACTCCCGACGATTACCAGGAGCTGGCGCAGCGACTGGAGTCGGAGCTCGGGCGACTGGACGGTCTGCTGCATTGCGCGGCCGACTTTGCCGGCCTGACTCCGTTCGAGCTCGGCGACCCGGCGGCCTTCGCCCGGGCCATCCACGTGAACCTCACTGCCCGCGCGTGGTTGACCCAGTCCTGTCTGCCGCTGCTGCGCAGGCAGGACGACGCGGCCGTGGTATTCGCACTGGATGATCCGCAGCGAACGGCGCAGGCGTACTGGGGCGGGTATGGCGCGGCCCAGCACGGCCTGCGCGGCCTGCTTTCCTCGCTGGCCCACGAACTGGAAAACAGCCCGGTACGGGTCAGTGGTCTGCAGCCGGGGCCGATGCGAACCGCCCTGCGGGCCCGGGCTTTCAGCCTGGACGAGGATGGCGCTGCCGATTCGCCGGCCGTCTACGCCGACGCCTGCGTCGAACTGCTGTCGCCGGCCGGCGCGCCGTATCGCGGCCAGGTGAGGGTGCTGCAGGCATGA
- the grxD gene encoding Grx4 family monothiol glutaredoxin — protein MPMGNIQAEVDQHPLVLFMKGTPQYPMCGYSSRAVQALMAAGAEHLRTINVLEDPEIRANLPRYSNWPTFPQFFINGELIGGCDIIMELFESGELKRIVAEAGQQ, from the coding sequence ATGCCGATGGGAAACATCCAGGCCGAGGTCGACCAGCATCCCCTCGTCCTGTTCATGAAGGGCACTCCCCAATACCCGATGTGCGGGTATTCCAGTCGCGCCGTGCAGGCCTTGATGGCCGCGGGCGCCGAGCACCTGCGCACGATCAACGTACTGGAGGATCCGGAAATCCGGGCCAACCTGCCGCGTTACTCCAACTGGCCGACGTTCCCGCAGTTCTTTATCAATGGCGAGCTGATCGGCGGTTGCGACATCATCATGGAGCTGTTCGAATCCGGCGAGCTCAAGCGCATCGTGGCCGAGGCCGGCCAGCAGTGA
- a CDS encoding Trm112 family protein → MDRKLLDLLCSPDTRQPLSLLDARGLEALNQAIATGSVTRADGSAQTQPLREALVTRDRKQVFRVDDGIPVLLAEEAIATAQIADFPAA, encoded by the coding sequence ATGGATCGCAAACTGCTCGACCTGCTGTGCTCGCCCGACACCCGCCAGCCCCTGTCGCTCCTGGACGCGCGTGGCCTGGAGGCCCTCAACCAGGCCATCGCCACCGGCAGCGTGACCAGGGCCGACGGCAGCGCGCAGACCCAGCCGCTGCGCGAGGCGCTGGTCACCCGCGACCGCAAGCAGGTGTTCCGCGTGGACGACGGCATCCCGGTGCTGCTGGCCGAAGAGGCCATCGCCACCGCGCAGATCGCCGACTTCCCCGCGGCGTGA
- a CDS encoding Fe-Mn family superoxide dismutase, with protein sequence MPVELPDLPFLPSSLQPHLSAEAVNRRQTIHRAYVEQVNASIAGTDLEHAGLEEILRQAQGKLFEAAAQAWNLGFQWQCLTSPRAGVEPGDALGQLITRHFGDSNRLREEFNRIAQSTDAPGWAWLVQHPDGTLGVVRSLHAATPLTGPGNPLLACDLWEHAYQTDYQQDRTRYLDGFWKLVNWTFVASLLR encoded by the coding sequence ATGCCTGTCGAACTGCCCGATCTCCCGTTCCTGCCTAGTTCCCTGCAACCCCACCTGTCCGCCGAGGCCGTGAACCGGCGCCAAACCATCCATCGCGCCTACGTCGAGCAGGTCAATGCGAGCATCGCCGGGACCGATCTGGAGCACGCCGGACTGGAAGAGATCCTCAGGCAGGCGCAGGGGAAGTTGTTCGAGGCCGCCGCCCAGGCCTGGAACCTTGGATTCCAGTGGCAATGCCTGACCTCGCCACGGGCCGGCGTGGAGCCCGGGGATGCGCTGGGCCAACTCATCACGCGCCACTTCGGCGACAGCAACCGCCTGCGTGAGGAATTCAACCGGATCGCACAGTCCACCGACGCACCGGGATGGGCATGGCTGGTGCAGCACCCGGACGGGACGCTCGGAGTCGTACGCTCGCTGCATGCGGCCACGCCGCTGACCGGCCCGGGCAACCCGCTGCTGGCCTGCGACCTGTGGGAACACGCCTACCAGACCGACTACCAGCAGGACCGCACGCGTTATCTCGACGGCTTCTGGAAGCTGGTCAACTGGACGTTCGTGGCCTCGCTACTGCGCTGA
- a CDS encoding YhgN family NAAT transporter, with product MTVLSAALLLFLILDPLGNIPVFLSLLKPLPAHRQRIVLVRELLIALVVLMGFLWGGKYVLELMHLRQESVAIAGGIVLFLIGIRMIFPRPEGLMGALPDGEPFIVPMAIPLVAGPSGMAAVMLMGSNEPTRLADWSMALLLAWGATAAILLCAPLLYRLLGARALTALERLMGMLLVAISVQMFLDGISAYLRSPAAAM from the coding sequence ATGACCGTGCTTTCGGCCGCGTTGCTCCTGTTCCTGATCCTGGATCCGCTGGGCAACATTCCGGTCTTCCTCAGCCTGCTCAAGCCGCTACCGGCACACCGCCAACGGATCGTGCTAGTGCGCGAGCTGCTGATCGCGTTGGTCGTCCTCATGGGCTTCCTCTGGGGCGGCAAGTACGTGCTGGAGTTGATGCACCTGCGCCAGGAATCGGTGGCCATCGCCGGCGGCATCGTGCTGTTCCTGATCGGCATCCGCATGATTTTCCCGCGACCGGAAGGGCTGATGGGGGCGCTGCCGGACGGCGAGCCCTTCATCGTGCCGATGGCCATCCCGTTGGTCGCCGGTCCCTCCGGAATGGCAGCGGTGATGCTGATGGGCAGCAACGAACCGACCCGGCTTGCCGACTGGAGCATGGCCCTGCTGCTGGCATGGGGCGCGACGGCGGCGATCCTGCTCTGCGCGCCCCTGCTTTACCGCCTGCTTGGCGCCCGTGCGCTGACCGCACTGGAGCGGCTGATGGGCATGCTGCTGGTCGCCATCTCCGTGCAGATGTTCCTTGATGGAATAAGTGCTTACCTGCGCTCGCCCGCAGCTGCGATGTGA
- the purE gene encoding 5-(carboxyamino)imidazole ribonucleotide mutase gives MNPNQSAPLVGIVMGSRSDWETMQNAAQKLDALGVPYEVKVVSAHRTPDVLFQYAEQAGQRGLRAIIAGAGGAAHLPGMLAAKTAVPVLGVPVQSKALNGMDSLLSIVQMPAGIPVATFAIGNAGAANAGLFAAAMLAVDHPAIGQALAQFRQRQTEGVMASDDPRK, from the coding sequence ATGAACCCCAACCAATCCGCGCCGCTTGTCGGCATCGTGATGGGCTCCCGCTCCGACTGGGAGACCATGCAGAACGCAGCCCAGAAGCTCGACGCGCTGGGTGTTCCGTACGAGGTCAAGGTGGTGTCCGCGCACCGCACGCCGGACGTGCTGTTCCAGTACGCCGAACAGGCCGGACAGCGCGGGCTGCGCGCGATCATCGCCGGCGCCGGCGGCGCAGCGCACCTGCCGGGCATGCTGGCCGCCAAGACCGCGGTGCCAGTGCTGGGCGTGCCGGTGCAGTCCAAGGCGCTCAACGGCATGGATTCGCTGCTGTCGATCGTGCAGATGCCGGCCGGCATCCCGGTGGCGACCTTTGCCATCGGCAACGCCGGTGCCGCCAACGCCGGCCTGTTCGCCGCCGCGATGCTGGCGGTGGATCACCCGGCCATCGGTCAGGCCTTGGCGCAGTTCCGCCAGCGCCAGACCGAGGGCGTCATGGCCAGCGACGACCCGCGCAAATGA